AATTGAGGCAGAATTGATCACCTGGGGATTTTCGCCGCGTCAAATCGCGTATATTCCAAACGGAGTAGATACTGACTATTTCAAGCGTCGACAGCCATTTCCCGATCGCAAAATAGTACATTTCGTTTTGATCGGACGACGACACCCGCAAAAGGGAATTGATATCATACTAAAGGCGGTCCAAATATTACTGAAACAAGGCTTGGGGCATTGTTTCGATCTCCAGTTGTTCGGTAGGGATTTCCCGGATTATGATTACTGCCTGATGGCTGAGGACCTAGGCGTACAGGGATGGGTAAAATTTTGCCCACACTCAGAGTCAATGTTACAGATCTACCACTCGGCACATTGCTTGGTGCTTCCGAGCCGGGGCGAAGGTCTAGCCAACTCACTCCTGGAAGCAATGGCAATGGAGCTCGCCGTCATAGCCACTCAAGTTAGTGGTACCGTTGATGTCGTGGAGCATGAACGTGAGGGCCTGCTCGTTTCACCGAATTCCGCTGAGGCAGTTGCACACGCTATGTCATTGGTGATTCACAACCCAGAACTCGCCCTGACAATGGGCCAAAACGCCAGATTAAAAGTCATTCAAAAATTTTCCCTTGATAGTGTGGCGAAACAATATTCTGAGCTATACGAAGAGCTGTCGCTGAGTTAAAGCGTAACTGTGCTATGCAAAGTAATTGATCTGACCTTGAACCTTCAGATAGCGCGTCGGTCAACGAATATCGCGACGAACAATATGCCAAAGCTCCCCAACCCTTCGAGGTCTTTCATTCTCAACCGAGTCAAACAATTGACCCTCGCTCCAATCCGCAAGGCTAAGACTTGGCTCCGAGCAATCGAGGGAAATTGGCGTTGCACGAAACTCAGCGTGCCGGACTATTGGACACTTATATATTGGGGGCTCTTCGCGTGGTTGGTGCTCCGGGGAAGGATCGAGACCACCCTCATACGGTTCGTAAATTGCCGTCAGATCGTTCGCGAGCACGTGAACTAAAGCGATCTAGCTAATTTTTTGACCGATGTAGAGCAACCGCGCTTCATTTCCAACACAGGTGGAAATATCTTTACGCATTGCCACTAGATACTCAGGCATCTCGGGCACGAAACGGTGGCCAGCCCAATTTCGGTCAAAAGGAACATAATAATCAGCCTGAAAATTCACGCGATGGACGGCAATCGGATCGATTTCGTACTGACGTAGACATGAAGTCAATGACTCAGTGGTAAAAGAACGCACATGCTGCCATCGGTGGTAGAGCAAATTACTCACTGGACAGTAAGCCATATCAAGTTCCAAGTCTTCATTATTGGGCGTGGTAACGATAAGTATTCCACGTTTTTTGAGTAGTGCCTGCACCCGCCGAAGTGTCCGATCGAACTCATCCTCAAGTATGTGTTCAATGACTTCAGTCATAAGAATCACATCGAACTTCTCGTCACTGTGGGATCCGACAACTCCAAGAAAACCTTTTCGGTCTCGCAGTCGGGTAGTCCACTCGCCGATCCGTTCCGTCGAAGGTTCGTAAGCTGCGGCAAAGTATCCACGCTCCAACAGCAATTCGACGAGTTCCCCATTACCAGCGCCAAAGTCGAGAATTTTACCGGATTTTGGCAGATGGTGCTCGACCGCGATGATCACGCTCTTACCGCCTTGCTTGGCAAAGTCATATTCGGTCAACCGAGTCTGAGCCACTCCAGCCCAAAATCGCGAGACCAGCTCCGGGGTCCAGACAAGCCGCTGAACGGGTTGACCGACCATCGGTGTTTTAGGATTTGCGTCGTTAGCGCTCATGGGCTCACGTCATTGCGTCGAATGATGAAAGCCTGGCCCGTGGGAAGCATAATGATCCTTTCTCGTTTATGGGTAAAGAATTCATCTGTGGCAAGCTTCGCGCCGGGGCAGGACTTAAAACCGTAATCATCAAACAAAATGACTCCACCGGGACTGAGGCGATCATAGAAAAAGTTTATAGAGTCTCGTGTAGGTTCATAAAGGTCCACATCAATGTGTACGAATGAGAATTGTTTATCAGCCACCTCTGGAAATCTTTCGGGTATCCATCCGCGGCAAATGGTGAAATTTTTGAACTCGCGGAGATTCTCTCGGACTTCTGAATCATCGGCACGCAATGCGCCACGAAACCAATAATTTCCGTCACTCGCCAGAGGTGCGGACAAGCCCTCAAATGAATCAAAAAGATAATTGCGCTTTTTCGACGATTCAATAGCACGACAGATCAAGTAGGCCGTTGCCCCTTGGTAGACACCACATTCCGCGACGTCACCGTCAATGTGCAGGGTTAGCCGAAGTAACTGATCGAGCGTGTACTTCCGATCTAGCGAATGCCAATTGTCCGGATCCATAAAGCGCTTGTATACAGACAAGAAGCTCTGATCCTCTAGAAACAACCGCCCAAATTCACTGAACTTATACTTGGGATATATCGCAGCCGACAACTGCTCGGCAATTCGATATTTTTCATCCTCCGGCGTGGTATCGTGCACCCCAAGAGCGAGCATACTCAGAAGCTGACGTCTAGTGTCAGGCTCCTTCATGAGAAATTCGTTCAGGGTGCGTTGCAACTCTAAATCTTGCGCAAATGACAGATCTTTCCCTTGTGGCGGGACGCCGTTGATTGACCCGATACTACCGGAGACAATACCCAGGGCCTGGGCCAGACGCTTCAATTGCGCTATGAGATTTCGCTGAACCCAAGTTGTTCCGGCTTGCACGCGTCCCCACCTTCATCGGAATTGATTGTGAACTCAGTTTCAAGATTGACAACGGACTCAGTAAATAATCCTGCGGGACCAATCACCGTGAAATGCAGAGCGTCCTCGATAAAATCAGATTTTTGATCCGTTTCAATGTTTGCCAACCCCAACGTAATATAGTATTCCCCCGCTGCTAGCCACATTCGCAGTTTGGCCGTGAATGTTATCACCTCGCCTGCATGAACTTGTCGCGGCAACATTTTCTGCGACCGGTTGGTTACGCCGTATAAAATCGTGCCCATGCGATCCTTGATCGCAAAACCACCGGTCATCCCCGAAAATGCCTTGTCGATCCGAACACGCATGAATAGCGTGCAGGCCGCGCCCGACTCTAGGAAGTCGGTCATTTTTCCGGAGCTGTCGAGAATCCCATATTCAAGGAGAGTCGATGTGCCGTCACCATAGCGCAAACTCCGCGTCCCCTCACCGGTTACTTCCACGGGTAAGGTGGCAGTGCCACGAGCTTGCTGATCGAACAGTCGGCTACGATACGCTGCCACCACATCTCCCGGATCACCGTTCATCTGCAGTTGACCATCATCCAGCCAAATGGCTTCATGGCACCAGGTGCGCACGAGTTGAAGATTGTGCGTTACCAGAATGATCGTCTTGCCGGCGCTCTTAAAACGATCCATACATTCCAAACATTTCTCAACAAAGGCGCCGTCACCAACTGCAAGAACTTCGTCGACTAGCAAAATTTCCGGATCAATGTGAATGGCCGCGGAAAATGCCAGACGCATATACATGCCGCTCGAATAGGTACGAACGGGATCGTCGATATAGTCGCGCAACTCGGCAAATTCAATAATCGCTTCTAACTGGGATTTAATCTCACTTTGGCTCAGCCCCATGATGACGCCGTGAATCTTGACATTCTCTCTCCCAGTTAACTCAGGATGGAACCCTGCCCCCAATTCCAAAAGTGCCGACACTCTGCCGTTCACAGTCAAAGTCCCCGCATCAGGTTTGATAATCCCAGTGAGCAGCTTAAGGAGCGTGCTTTTTCCTGATCCATTCCTGCCAATGATCCCTAAACTCGTACCTTTGGCTATGCGCAAATCCAAATCCCTAAGCGCCCATTTCAATTTTTCGCCGCCGTTCTGGTGACGCCATAGATCGTGAAGCAAATAGGACTTAAGCGTGGTCGCCCGCGGCCCCGTGGTATGCCTTCGGTACTTCTTCGAAACTCCCTGTAACTCTATCGCTGGCTTTCCGTTCATACTTCCTCAGCGAAGATATCTCTCTGTGATTCAAACAGTGAAAACCCGGCTATTAACAATAAACTAGCCAATCCCGCGGCCAGCGCAACGCTCGCGAATGACGGGCTCCTGCCATAATATAGAATATCCTGAAAACACCGGATTATGTGAGCCATCGGATTGAAATCCACTAAGACATGATACTCTGGAGGTACGGTTGTGGAAGGATAGAAGACGGGTGTTATAAAAAACCAGACCATGAGTAGGTTAGGGACAATCTGCAGCAGATCGCGAAAGCGCACCGCGAGGGACGATAAAATAAGCGCGAGTGCGTACATAAACACGAACTGAATTAGCAAAACAAGCGGGAGATATACAATCACCCATGCCAAGCCGTCATGAAACAGAATCAGAAACAGCAGCTGGATCGGCAAGGTTAAGAGATAGTGAACCATATTCGAAGTGATATACACTAAAGGAATGATCTCCGAAGGAAGATAAACCTTCTTGATCAGTCCGCCATTAACAATGATTGAAGTGGTCGCGTCACTAATGCCAACCGAAAACCATGTCCATGAAAATATACCGCACAAAAGAAAGGCGGGATAATGTCTCATCTCGACACGCAGATAAATCGAAAATATCAAAACATATATCGCCATCAGAACCAAGGGGTTCACGAGAGTCCATATAAACCCCAAGACCGTCCCCCGATAACGACCTTTCAACTCCCGCGATACGAGGACCTGCAGCAGAGCACGATGATGGTAGAGCCGTTGTAAACGTTCCAATTGTTACTTACCTCGCAATTCATAAGTCCATGCAACCGACGAAGAAATGATTGTATCATAATAGAAGCAACCACACCGTTTGCAAGTTTCTAGAGCGCACCGTCTGGAGCGCGCGTTGTCGACCTCAACTCAGCACCTGGTCATTTGTTTTGTACGCTGAATTCTACCTTAGCCATGCTCGTAGAGAAAACTAGTGAGCCACATAGAACTAGACAATCAATAGAGTGGAAGCTGTCGCAAGACATGGAATGCGACTAGTTAAGGTCGCTACAAAGCTGGGTCAATCCGGCAAAATGGTGGAATACTGCAATCACGCACCGATTGACTATCCCCACCAATCAAAAGTCACTATCTCAAACTACTCTTCTTATTCCCAAGACCTGCGAGATTGAAATTGAAATTAAAGGTAGTCTTGGCGGGATTGATATTGTGCGCGAGGCCGAGGGTGACGCTCCAGCATTCGCAAAAAGATAGAAACTTGGTCGAGGCGGTAAAACCGAGGAAGCGGCCTTGACGGGCATCGACACTCGAACTGCCAAACAACAAGATGTTATCCGTGAGGTGATAAAGCGCGCTGGCACCTACGTTGGACGCGACGTTTTTATTCGGATCTGCGGTCACGCAACGGGGATCAGCGGTGTGCACGGCGCAGTTCGGCGGCGCATCGAGATCGATATTGGCATCCTCAGCGTAAAACGCGTTGGGGTTCTGGCGCACGAAAGCATAATTGAAGCCGACGTAGTTCGGCAGGACAAAATCGGGGTCGGCGATCCGGCGCGGCAGCGGTCGGGGATCCGAGACGGTTAAATAGGTTTGCATCGACGTTACCTGCCAGGGTCCCGGATGAACCGTGGTTTCCAATCCCAAGTTAAGATAGTTGATCGGATTGGTGCGCAGCTTAATATCCATGTCGGACAGTCTTGTGGTATTTCTCCGGGCGGCATCGAGATCGTAGCTTAGCGCGAGTTTCAAAATCCCGAGATCGCGGACGCTGCCAAAATCCACCGGGTTCAAAACCTCTTCCGTGTCGGTCGAAGTCGTCCCGAAGCGGCCCTGGGATTTTGCCCAGAAGCGGTTCGCCAGGGAGAATGTCGTGATGTTGCGCCGGCCGACGCGATCGACCTCGTCCATGATCGGGATGCGGCGCTGATCGACTTTGGGGACGAACAGATAACTCACTTCTGGTTCGAGGACATGTTTCAAGCCGACCAAATCGGGCCGGTCGAAACTATAAACGCGGCTGAGCGAGGTGCCGATATTGCCGCGCAGCTCGACCAACTCGCGGGAAACATTGTGCTCGGATGGCTGCACTGAAGTGTAGAGATGATAAAGCGTTTCGCGCGGCGCCACGCTCACAGAGCCAAACGCATACTGGCCGGCGCGAAACGGTAGGAGCAATTCCGGCCGCAAGTCCAAGCGCACACCATCGCCGCCTTGCCGCCGCACGTAATTGATCGCTTCCGTCCGCCAGCGAAATTCTAGCGGGAAATCGGCGAGAAAGCGCCGGCCCCAGAGCGCCAGTTGAGGCGTGCGCTGCAAGGTTCCTTTGTCGGGCTGGATGAAGTCCTGGTAAAAATTAAATTCGCCTTTGAAGAACGTATCGTTCCAATCGCGAAACACGCCGAGACGCGAATCGCCATAGCGGCTGCGCCGGAGATTGAGTTCCCGGGTGCCGGGCAAGTCGAAGCGTTCGACCAACTCACGGACGAACAGATTATCGCGGTAGCGCGCGAAATCGCTATAGGTCTGCCAATCCGAACTGGTCGTGTAGCGGTGGGTGCCAATCAGGCTCCAACGATTTTGCGGGATGGTCGGATCGGCGATGGTCTTGTCGATGACATCGGCCTGGGGATTTTTGCGCAAGCTTTCATTGAAGTAGGAAGACTCGATGCTAAAGTCGGCGTCCCGCGACAGCACGGTGCGAAACTCGCCGAGCAAGCCGACCCGCGCTTTGGTTTCGACGTCGATCGCCACCGTTGCGTCGGAACTTTTAGACAGCGCCCAGAAAAATGGCTGTTGGAAACGAATCCCTTCGGTGGTCGAGCGGCCGAACTTGGGAAACAGCAATCCGCTCTGCCGTTCTGTGCGCAGCGGAAAAATCGCATACGGAATATACATGACCGGGGTATCGAGAATATAGAAATAGGCGTTCTTGATAGTTCCAGTGCCTTCGAGTGTCAAATCCATTTGTTCGGCGTAAAACTTCCACGACGGCGCGCCGGAATCGCACAAACAAGTGGTAAAAAAGCCGTCATCGATGTGGTAGGTCTGGCCGCCGAACTTCTCAAAGCGCCGGCCGGTCACGCTGAGGTTTCCCTGCTCGAGGAAAATATCGCCGTCTTCGATCTCGCCCTTTTCACTCTCCATGTTCAAGCGCATGGAGCTGGCCGATTTGATCTTCCACTCGGGATCGTCGACGCGGATGTTGCCTTTGGCGGTAATTTCTTGGGTCAAGCGATTGAAATGCACGTACTCGCCCTTGAGCGTCATGTCCTGGCGCTTGAGCTCGACGTTGCCGCTGGCTTCGATCTCGCTGATGCCGTTGGACGTCGACAGTTTGTCAGCGACGATGTTCATTGCGTTGTCGGCCTCAGTGCCTCCTTTGACCGCCAGCTGAGCGCCGTTGGCCCGCCAGGTAGATGACAAAACCATGGCGCCGAGCATGAGAATAAAAAATAAGTTTTTGCGGTTCATTCGGTTGATGAAATATTAATGCCCGCCCCGCGGAGCGGCCGCCTGTGCCGCCAGCCGTTGGAGCATCGGCCGCACTTCGCCGAGCAAATACAGTGAGCCCGCCACCACCACCAGATCGTCGGTTTGGGACTCGTCGAGCAGCATTTGCAGTCCGCGGCGAGAGTCGTCGACCACGCGATGGGGAATATCAATTTTCAGCTTATCGGCCAATTGTCGTGGATCGGCGCTTCGCTCGACATCGACTCGCGTGAAAATCACTTCATCCACCGCTTGGGCCAACACGTCGAGCATCAGTTCCCATTCTTTATCCGCCATGGTGGCGAACAGCAATTTGATCTTCCGTCCCTGGCGCAGCGAGGTTAATTCGTCGACCAGCGCGTTAACCCCTTGGCAATTGTGCGCGCCGTCCAACAACACCGTCGGCCGCTCCAGCATGACTTCAAGCCGTCCTGGCCAGTGCACCGTTGCCAGTCCTATGCGTAGATTCTCTTCGGTGACGTGGAAACGGCCCTCAAGCAGCTCCAAAATCGCCAGCGCCAAAGAAGCATTGGCCCGCTGATGTCGGCCACGCAATGTTAACTCAATATTTGAGTAATATTGTTTTATACCTGTATAGTCGAAAAGCCCGTCATTTTTCAAGGAAAATCCATAATCTACGCCGAGAAAATAGGCTGGCGCAGCGCGCTCGATCGCGATGCTCTTGAGCAGCGCCGCCACCGCGCCGGAAACCGTGCCGCAAACCACCGGCACCCCGGGCTTGATGATGCCGCCTTTTTCCCGCGCGATGGAGAGTTCGTCCGAACCAAGATAGGCCTGGTGATCCAGGGCAATGGTCGTGATCGCGCTGACCAACGGCGTGATCACATTAGTCGCGTCGAGCCGGCCGCCGAGACCGACTTCGATGACTGCGATGTCGACTTCTTGGCGCGCGAAATAGACCAACGCCATCACCGTGACGAACTCGAAGAAGGTCAGCGGCGGCTCCATGTCATCGCAGTACCGGTGCACTTCTTCGGCAAGCGCGACCACCTCGGCTTCGCTAATCTCGCGCTCGCCGATGCGCATGCGCTCAGTGAAGGAAACCAGATGCGGCGAAGTGTAAAGCGCGGCGCGATAACCGGCGACCGAAAGTATGCGTTGCACCATGGCTGCGGTGGAACCCTTGCCGTTGGTGCCGGCGATGTGAATCGACGGAATTTTTTTCTCGGGATGATCGAACCGCGCCAGCGCTTTTTCCATGCGGTCCAAACGCAGATCGATGACGCTTTCGCGCAGCTGGTAGATGCGTTCGAGGGTTTCGGAATAGCTATCCATCGACGACGGCTCGCTGGTAAAAGGATTTCCGTAGCCGCGTTGCTCTAGCGCGGAAACGGGCTCCCAAAGCTACTTACGCCGGCGCGCTTGAACCATGGCCCGTTTGAGTCGGGCGACAAACGCGCCGGCCTGCTTGGCCTTTTGGTTATTACCCTTGGCATGTTCGATTTTTTCCACCAAGGCGCTGCCGACGACTGCGGCATCGGCAAAGCCGGCGATCCAAGCGGCCTGCTTGGGTGTCGAAATGCCGAAACCGACCCCCACCGGCAGCGCCCCGGCCTTACGCACCCGCGCCACTTGAGTTTTCAAGCTGTCGTCAAAGGTCCGGCGCACGCCGGTGACGCCGGTGACCGAAACGTAATAAATAAAACCGCGCCCATGGCGCGCCACCAATTTCAGCCGGTCCGGCCCGCTGGTCGGCGACAGGAGAAAAATCAAATCGATGCCGACTAGGTCGGTCCAAAGTTTGAGCTCGCCGCTTTCCTCCGGCGGCAAGTCGACGCAGAGCACGCCGTCGGCGCCGGCGCCAGCCGCCTCGCGTGCGAATTTTTCCAGACCGAAGCGGAAAAATGGATTGAAGTAGCCGAACAGAATCACCGGCACTTGCGAACCGCGGCGAAACTCCCGGACTAAGCGGAAGATCGCCGCCAGCGGCACCGGCCGTTGCAAGGCGCGCTCGGAGGAACGTTGAATCGTCGGCCCATCGGCGCTCGGATCGGAAAATGGAATGCCCAGCTCGATGCAATCCGCGCCGCCCGCTTCAAGGGCGCGCATGATCTTCAGCGTCGTCGGCAGATCGGGATCGCCGGCGGTGATGAAAGGGATCAGCGCCGCCTCGCGGTGTTTTTTCAGTTCAGCAAAAGTTTTTTCAATACGGCTCATGAAAATATTTTTTCTAAAGTTTCGCGCCCAAATAAGCGCCGACGGTGATCATATCCTTGTCGCCGCGCCCGGACAGATTGACGATGATCGTCTGGCGCTTGGACAGCCGCGGCGCCAGACGGCGCACCACGGCGATGGCGTGGGCGCTTTCCAAAGCCGGGATAATACCTTCGACCTCGGCGAGAAATTTGATCGAATCGATCGCTTCGGCGTCGGTGGCGGAATCGAACTGCACCCGGCCCTGATCGCGCAAATAACTTAACTCCGGGCCGACGCCGGGATAATCCAAGCCGGCGGCGATCGAATGGGTCTCGGTGATCTGCCCTTTGTCGTCTTGCAAGACATAGCTCTTGCTACCATGCAGCACGCCGACGGCGCCACGCTGGATGGTCGCCGAATGTTTGCCGGAATTAAGCCCAAAGCCGCCGGCTTCGACGCCGATCATTTTGACTTTGCGATCGCCGACAAAAGGGAAAAACAATCCCATGGAATTGCTGCCACCGCCGACGCAGGCGATCAAGTAATCGGGCAGCCGGCCTTCTTTTTTGAGAATTTGCCGGCGCGCCTCCTTGCCGATCACCGATTGAAAATCGCGCACCATCATCGGATAGGGATGAGGCCC
The Deltaproteobacteria bacterium DNA segment above includes these coding regions:
- a CDS encoding glycosyltransferase family 1 protein; this encodes MTPSGLIIIHQFRPITGGAELQAERLARKLIGLGHHMQILTQWRTPDSPLEENLQGLEVHRVKFLLTYWIKHGVVDTFRYLVGRRQSYDIMHVQHAFGHAVVAVVVARCFKKKCIIKIACAGSFGDLNVFSQFDGFRWALRILHQADRMIAISREIEAELITWGFSPRQIAYIPNGVDTDYFKRRQPFPDRKIVHFVLIGRRHPQKGIDIILKAVQILLKQGLGHCFDLQLFGRDFPDYDYCLMAEDLGVQGWVKFCPHSESMLQIYHSAHCLVLPSRGEGLANSLLEAMAMELAVIATQVSGTVDVVEHEREGLLVSPNSAEAVAHAMSLVIHNPELALTMGQNARLKVIQKFSLDSVAKQYSELYEELSLS
- a CDS encoding class I SAM-dependent methyltransferase translates to MSANDANPKTPMVGQPVQRLVWTPELVSRFWAGVAQTRLTEYDFAKQGGKSVIIAVEHHLPKSGKILDFGAGNGELVELLLERGYFAAAYEPSTERIGEWTTRLRDRKGFLGVVGSHSDEKFDVILMTEVIEHILEDEFDRTLRRVQALLKKRGILIVTTPNNEDLELDMAYCPVSNLLYHRWQHVRSFTTESLTSCLRQYEIDPIAVHRVNFQADYYVPFDRNWAGHRFVPEMPEYLVAMRKDISTCVGNEARLLYIGQKIS
- a CDS encoding ABC transporter ATP-binding protein — translated: MNGKPAIELQGVSKKYRRHTTGPRATTLKSYLLHDLWRHQNGGEKLKWALRDLDLRIAKGTSLGIIGRNGSGKSTLLKLLTGIIKPDAGTLTVNGRVSALLELGAGFHPELTGRENVKIHGVIMGLSQSEIKSQLEAIIEFAELRDYIDDPVRTYSSGMYMRLAFSAAIHIDPEILLVDEVLAVGDGAFVEKCLECMDRFKSAGKTIILVTHNLQLVRTWCHEAIWLDDGQLQMNGDPGDVVAAYRSRLFDQQARGTATLPVEVTGEGTRSLRYGDGTSTLLEYGILDSSGKMTDFLESGAACTLFMRVRIDKAFSGMTGGFAIKDRMGTILYGVTNRSQKMLPRQVHAGEVITFTAKLRMWLAAGEYYITLGLANIETDQKSDFIEDALHFTVIGPAGLFTESVVNLETEFTINSDEGGDACKPEQLGFSEIS
- a CDS encoding ABC transporter permease — encoded protein: MERLQRLYHHRALLQVLVSRELKGRYRGTVLGFIWTLVNPLVLMAIYVLIFSIYLRVEMRHYPAFLLCGIFSWTWFSVGISDATTSIIVNGGLIKKVYLPSEIIPLVYITSNMVHYLLTLPIQLLFLILFHDGLAWVIVYLPLVLLIQFVFMYALALILSSLAVRFRDLLQIVPNLLMVWFFITPVFYPSTTVPPEYHVLVDFNPMAHIIRCFQDILYYGRSPSFASVALAAGLASLLLIAGFSLFESQRDIFAEEV
- a CDS encoding LPS-assembly protein LptD — encoded protein: MNRKNLFFILMLGAMVLSSTWRANGAQLAVKGGTEADNAMNIVADKLSTSNGISEIEASGNVELKRQDMTLKGEYVHFNRLTQEITAKGNIRVDDPEWKIKSASSMRLNMESEKGEIEDGDIFLEQGNLSVTGRRFEKFGGQTYHIDDGFFTTCLCDSGAPSWKFYAEQMDLTLEGTGTIKNAYFYILDTPVMYIPYAIFPLRTERQSGLLFPKFGRSTTEGIRFQQPFFWALSKSSDATVAIDVETKARVGLLGEFRTVLSRDADFSIESSYFNESLRKNPQADVIDKTIADPTIPQNRWSLIGTHRYTTSSDWQTYSDFARYRDNLFVRELVERFDLPGTRELNLRRSRYGDSRLGVFRDWNDTFFKGEFNFYQDFIQPDKGTLQRTPQLALWGRRFLADFPLEFRWRTEAINYVRRQGGDGVRLDLRPELLLPFRAGQYAFGSVSVAPRETLYHLYTSVQPSEHNVSRELVELRGNIGTSLSRVYSFDRPDLVGLKHVLEPEVSYLFVPKVDQRRIPIMDEVDRVGRRNITTFSLANRFWAKSQGRFGTTSTDTEEVLNPVDFGSVRDLGILKLALSYDLDAARRNTTRLSDMDIKLRTNPINYLNLGLETTVHPGPWQVTSMQTYLTVSDPRPLPRRIADPDFVLPNYVGFNYAFVRQNPNAFYAEDANIDLDAPPNCAVHTADPRCVTADPNKNVASNVGASALYHLTDNILLFGSSSVDARQGRFLGFTASTKFLSFCECWSVTLGLAHNINPAKTTFNFNFNLAGLGNKKSSLR
- a CDS encoding bifunctional folylpolyglutamate synthase/dihydrofolate synthase, with the translated sequence MDSYSETLERIYQLRESVIDLRLDRMEKALARFDHPEKKIPSIHIAGTNGKGSTAAMVQRILSVAGYRAALYTSPHLVSFTERMRIGEREISEAEVVALAEEVHRYCDDMEPPLTFFEFVTVMALVYFARQEVDIAVIEVGLGGRLDATNVITPLVSAITTIALDHQAYLGSDELSIAREKGGIIKPGVPVVCGTVSGAVAALLKSIAIERAAPAYFLGVDYGFSLKNDGLFDYTGIKQYYSNIELTLRGRHQRANASLALAILELLEGRFHVTEENLRIGLATVHWPGRLEVMLERPTVLLDGAHNCQGVNALVDELTSLRQGRKIKLLFATMADKEWELMLDVLAQAVDEVIFTRVDVERSADPRQLADKLKIDIPHRVVDDSRRGLQMLLDESQTDDLVVVAGSLYLLGEVRPMLQRLAAQAAAPRGGH
- a CDS encoding tryptophan synthase subunit alpha — its product is MSRIEKTFAELKKHREAALIPFITAGDPDLPTTLKIMRALEAGGADCIELGIPFSDPSADGPTIQRSSERALQRPVPLAAIFRLVREFRRGSQVPVILFGYFNPFFRFGLEKFAREAAGAGADGVLCVDLPPEESGELKLWTDLVGIDLIFLLSPTSGPDRLKLVARHGRGFIYYVSVTGVTGVRRTFDDSLKTQVARVRKAGALPVGVGFGISTPKQAAWIAGFADAAVVGSALVEKIEHAKGNNQKAKQAGAFVARLKRAMVQARRRK
- the trpB gene encoding tryptophan synthase subunit beta, giving the protein MGNSKNLSLPPKLPDRRGHFGPYGGRYVAETLMPALAELEQSYAKVRRNAAFRKELQYYLREYVGRATPLYFAERLTQKLGGAKIYLKREDLCHTGAHKINNTMGQILLARRMGKKRITAETGAGQHGVATATVAARFGLECEIFMGAEDVQRQSLNVFRMKLLGAKVRVVTSGSRTLKDAMNEALRDWVTHVRTTYYLIGSVAGPHPYPMMVRDFQSVIGKEARRQILKKEGRLPDYLIACVGGGSNSMGLFFPFVGDRKVKMIGVEAGGFGLNSGKHSATIQRGAVGVLHGSKSYVLQDDKGQITETHSIAAGLDYPGVGPELSYLRDQGRVQFDSATDAEAIDSIKFLAEVEGIIPALESAHAIAVVRRLAPRLSKRQTIIVNLSGRGDKDMITVGAYLGAKL